The proteins below come from a single Triticum aestivum cultivar Chinese Spring chromosome 5D, IWGSC CS RefSeq v2.1, whole genome shotgun sequence genomic window:
- the LOC123119922 gene encoding protein PGR, translated as MATASLAVRSAFGVALAALIAARAVRRRSLDASGGAAGFAVMALHLACGYRYGALLLAFFVTSSKVTKIGEDRKRRVEEDFKEGGQRNWIQVLANSAIATVLVILLAIMTGGQDQCLDSNGSKVITGIIGAIIGHYCCCNGDTWSSEIGVLSDEQPRLVTTLKPVRKGTNGGVTLQGLLAATAGGLTIGLTFVAVGLMTAECSFDMSFQQLLVIPISATAGLLGSLIDSLLGATLQFSGYCSVRNKVVSKRGPTVTKISGMTILDNDAVNAVSVLLTSVITAYACIFFF; from the exons ATGGccaccgcctcgctcgccgtccGCTCGGCCTTCGGTGTCGCCCTGGCCGCCTTGATCGCGGCGCGTGCCGTCCGGCGGCGCTCGCTGGACGCCTCGGGCGGAGCTGCCGGGTTCGCCGTGATGGCGCTCCACCTTGCCTGCGGCTATAGGTACGGTGCGCTGCTGCTGGCTTTCTTCGTCACCTCGTCCAAGGTGACCAAGATCGGCGAGGACCGCAAGCGGCGCGTTGAGGAGGATTTCAAGGAGGGTGGCCAGCGCAACTG GATCCAAGTTCTTGCGAATAGTGCAATAGCAACTGTATTGGTTATCCTATTGGCGATAATGACTGGGGGTCAAGATCAATGCTTGGACTCAAATGGTTCAAAGGTTATAACTGGTATAATAGGTGCTATTATTGGCCATTATTGCTGCTGCAATGGAGACACTTGGTCATCTGAAATCGGTGTGCTTAGTGATGAACAACCAAGGCTTGTCACTACCCTGAAG CCTGTCAGGAAAGGTACAAATGGTGGAGTGACCTTACAAGGACTTCTTGCTGCCACAGCAGGTGGTCTAACCATTGGTCTGACTTTTGTTGCTGTTGGACTGATGACAGCTGAATGTTCTTTTGATATGTCGTTTCAACAGCTCCTAGTAATACCTATCTCTGCTACTGCTGGTTTGCTTGGGAGTCTAATTGATTCATTGCTGGGTGCCACACTTCAGTTCAGCGGATACTGCAGTGTTCGGAACAAG GTGGTCAGTAAACGGGGACCTACTGTCACCAAGATTTCTGGAATGACTATCCTGGATAATGATGCTGTTAATGCAGTGTCTGTGCTGCTAACATCGGTGATTACAGCTTATGCCTGCATTTTCTTCTTCTAG